One Ilumatobacter fluminis genomic window, GTGCCGTATCTCGTCAGCGGACGCTCGACGCCGGAACCCGGTCATCGTCGACTCCCGCTGCCCGGCATCGTCGCGTCCCACGTCTGGTCGAGGGCCGACGCACCGAAGGCCGATCGCTGGCTCGACGGCGCCGACCTCGTGCACGGGACGAACTACGTCGCCCCGGCCACCGCGATGCCGGCGGTCGTGTCCGTCTACGACTGCTGGTTCCTCCGTCACCCCGAACAGGCGTCGGCGCTCGTGCGGCGGGCCGGCGCGAACCTGCGTCGAGCCGTCCGGCGCGGCGCGTGGATCCATGCGAGCTCCGACGTCACCGCCGACGCGGTCCGCGACCTGCTCGACACCGACCGGGTCCGGACCGTCCTGCTCGGTCCTCCGCCGACGCCGGTCGACATCGAGCCGCTGCCGGTCGATCGTCTGCGGGGTGCGCGCTACGTGATCGCGATCGGGACCGAGGAACGACGCAAGGGACTGCCGGTGCTCGTCGAGGCCTTCGCGCTCCTGCGCGAGCAGCATCCGCGGCTCCGCCTGGTGCTCGTCGGTGCGCCGGGCGACGACAGCGATGCGGTCGATGCTGCGATCGAGCGGCTCGGCGTGGCCGACGGGGTCGACCGCATGGGTCCGGTCGACGACGCGTCGAAGCTCTGGCTCCTCCGGAACGCGGCGGCGCTCGCCTACCCGTCGATCGACGAGGGATTCGGTTTCCCGGTGCTCGAGGCCCAGGCCGCGGGCACACCGGTCGTCGCAACGGCCGTCGGCTCGATCCCCGAGGTGGCGGGCACGGGCGCCGTGCTCGTCGACGATCCCACCCGGTCGGCGTCGGTGTTCGCCGACGCGATCGTCGAGGCGATCGACGGGCACGGGCGGCTCGCACTGCTCGAGGCCGGCTACCGCAACGTCCGCCGGTTCGACTGGGACACGACCGCCGCCGGCGTCGTCGACCTCTACGAGAGCGCGATGGGAGGCTCCTCGTGAACGTGACCGTGCTGTGCGGCGGCGTCGGTGCCGCACGATTCCTCCGGGGCCTGCTCGACGTTGTCGAAGCGTCGACCGTGACAGCGGTGATCAACACCGCCGACGACACCGTGCTGCACGGCTTGTCGATCTCACCCGACCTCGACACGATCACCTACACCCTGGCCGGCGCGACCGACGACGAGCGGGGGTGGGGCCTCGCCGGCGAGACCTGGAACGCGATGGCGGCACTCGGCCGGTACGCCGAGGTACGTCCCGCCGGTTCGGGTGCCGCACCGACCTGGTTCAACCTCGGCGACACCGACCTGGCCACGCACTTCTACCGGACGGCTCGCCTCACCGAGGGCGCGTCGTTGACGGAGGTCACCGCCGAGATCGCCGCCGCGTGGGATCTCGGGCTGCGCATGCTGCCGGTCACCGACGACCGCTTCCGCACCCTCGTGACCCTCGGCGGCGACGGCGACGAGGCCGGGTCCGAGGTCACCTTCCAGGACTACTTCGTACGCCTCCGGCACGGCGTGCCCGTGACCGATGTGCGCTTCGAGCACCACGACGCCCGGCCCACCGATGCGGTGCTCGCTGCCCTCCACGACGCCGACGTGGTCGTCATCGCCCCGTCGAACCCGATCGTGTCGATCGGGCCCCTGCGTGCCCTGCCCGGCATCGATGAGGCGCTCGTCGCCCGACGCGAGTCGGTGGTGGCGATCTCGCCGATCGTGGGCGGCGCGGCGCTCAAGGGCCCCGCCGACCGGATGCTCACCGAACTCGGCGTCGAGCCGTCGGTGACCGGCGTCGCCGGTCTCTACGCGCCGGTCGCATCGGCACTCGTCGTCGACACCGTCGACGCCGACCACCGCGACGCCGTCGAAGCGGCCGGCATGCGCTGTGTCGTGACCCCGACGATCATGTCGGAGGCCGGCGTCGGTGCCGAACTGGCTCGAACCTGCCTGCAGTTCGCACGCTGACCGGTCAGAGCTGAGCCAGACCGTCCGACAGGTCGGTCCAGGGCGCCCACCCGAGATGGATACGGGCACGCACGGGCGACACGGCAAAGCGCAGGAGCTCGTCGATCGGGGCCGGCTCGGCGACCGGTTCGGGCGACGCGGCGCCCGACACCTGCTGCCAGACCTCACGGACGGGCGTGGCGACACCCGTCCCGACGTTGATGACCAGCCCGCTCCCCTTCGCCCCTGCGCGCCCGAGTGCGTCGACCACGTCGTCGACGAACACGAAGTCTCGGGTCTGTCGGCCGTCGCCGCGGATGATGGCGGGCTCGCCTGACCGCGCTGCGTCCGCGAATGCAGCGACGACGCCTCCATCGGGACGCTGGCGAGGCCCGTACACGGTGCCCAAAGCGAGTGCGGTGAACTCGACGGCGTCGAGATCGCGCGCCGCCTCGAGCAGATCGACCGTCGCTCTGGCGACGACGCCTC contains:
- the cofD gene encoding 2-phospho-L-lactate transferase; the protein is MNVTVLCGGVGAARFLRGLLDVVEASTVTAVINTADDTVLHGLSISPDLDTITYTLAGATDDERGWGLAGETWNAMAALGRYAEVRPAGSGAAPTWFNLGDTDLATHFYRTARLTEGASLTEVTAEIAAAWDLGLRMLPVTDDRFRTLVTLGGDGDEAGSEVTFQDYFVRLRHGVPVTDVRFEHHDARPTDAVLAALHDADVVVIAPSNPIVSIGPLRALPGIDEALVARRESVVAISPIVGGAALKGPADRMLTELGVEPSVTGVAGLYAPVASALVVDTVDADHRDAVEAAGMRCVVTPTIMSEAGVGAELARTCLQFAR
- a CDS encoding NAD-dependent epimerase/dehydratase family protein, encoding MTSGSTVTSALVIGGAGFIGSHLVERLLADDVAVDVVDDLSHGSLGNLADARNAAGTLKIHHLDAGSAECAALIGMRRPDVIYHLAAVPRSRSTDELSRAFATTMTVVDAARHHGVAKIVTAIPASAIYGRPASKDVPVKERPLEPRGVRGVVARATVDLLEAARDLDAVEFTALALGTVYGPRQRPDGGVVAAFADAARSGEPAIIRGDGRQTRDFVFVDDVVDALGRAGAKGSGLVINVGTGVATPVREVWQQVSGAASPEPVAEPAPIDELLRFAVSPVRARIHLGWAPWTDLSDGLAQL
- a CDS encoding glycosyltransferase family 4 protein, with amino-acid sequence MKVAIDAGPLYGHRTGVGMAAAGMIDALARRDDVDLVPYLVSGRSTPEPGHRRLPLPGIVASHVWSRADAPKADRWLDGADLVHGTNYVAPATAMPAVVSVYDCWFLRHPEQASALVRRAGANLRRAVRRGAWIHASSDVTADAVRDLLDTDRVRTVLLGPPPTPVDIEPLPVDRLRGARYVIAIGTEERRKGLPVLVEAFALLREQHPRLRLVLVGAPGDDSDAVDAAIERLGVADGVDRMGPVDDASKLWLLRNAAALAYPSIDEGFGFPVLEAQAAGTPVVATAVGSIPEVAGTGAVLVDDPTRSASVFADAIVEAIDGHGRLALLEAGYRNVRRFDWDTTAAGVVDLYESAMGGSS